Within Wyeomyia smithii strain HCP4-BCI-WySm-NY-G18 chromosome 2, ASM2978416v1, whole genome shotgun sequence, the genomic segment tatatatatatatatatatatatatatatatatatatatatatatatatatatatatatatatatatatatatatatatatatatatatatatatatatatatatatatatataaatataaatatatatatatatatatatatatatatatatatatatatatatatatatatatatatatatatatatatatatatatatatatctcaaTGTCTCTCTCTCAATATTTCTCTCTCTCAATATTTCTCTCTCTtaatatctctctctctctcttaatatctctctctctcttaatatctctctctcttaatatctctctctctcactttctctctctctcactttctctctctctcactttctctctctctcacgtTCTCTCTTTTTATCTCTCTCTCATTTTCTCTCTTTTTATCTCAATATTCCTCTCTCTTTCTATCAacatctctctctctttttctcaatatatctctctctttctatcaatatctctctctctctttctgtcaatgtctctctctctttttctctcaatgtctctctctttctctcattttctctctctctctttctctcaatgtctctctctctctctttctctcaatgcctctctctctctttctctcaatgtctctctctctctctcaatgtctcattctctctctcacacaatatctctttctctctcacacacaacagttctttctctctctcaatccctttttctctctctcaatctctttttctctctctcaatcccattctctctctctctctctctcaatctctttttctctctcaatTTCTCGttatctccctctctctctcttagtCATTTTCTCCTTCTCTCCCAATTtctcgttctctctctctcaatcCTTTTCACCCTCTCTCTCAACCTCTCGCTCCCTCTATCTCAAtccttttttctctctctttcaatttctctatctctctctcaaTTTTTCGTTCTCCCTTTCTTTCTTTTAATTTCTCTTTCTCACTCTCaatttctctttctcttccaatttctctttctctctctcaatttctctttctctccctcCTTTTgaatttctctctctttctctattttTCAATGTCTTTCTTTCAATTTCTGTCGTTATTCGATTCCTCTCTCTCTAAATTTCTCTCTCCTTATTTCTCTATTTTTTAATTCTCGATTCTCTCACTGTTTCctctatttttttctatttctcatAATTCCTCTCTCTTTTCTTCTCTCTTAATGTTCCTCGATCTCCCCTTTCAAATTTTTTCCTTCTCCCCTCTCCCCTCtactatattttaatttttaaatacaaacTTTTCTTCTATTCAATCACCATGATCGAATTTTCTttcccaaaatttttcaaattctgCTTCTCTTCTTCTGCTGTTTTGATGGATTTCTCACTCTCCTCAATGTTTCTCTCTCTTACAATCTCTAGCTCTCTTCACGCGTTTATATAATTTCATGTGTCattatctttgttttgtttacctttcttttttctcttttgctgTTTTATAATAGGTATTCTGATTTTTCTCGaatactatttttttattgccctactaatttgaaaaatgttccacGAACTATCACTCAGTAGAAGAAATAATGAAAACCATAACTTAGTAACATTACTGCGATTTcgaatattttgtgccgaaatttcagttaggttgaaccgagatttacaaaaatatttgacagctgtcatttttttaaccgagcactcattGTTGctgttctcggcaataaaatttgAAGTGTGTACGTTTCGTACgttttaagaatattttttattcagCTTATAATGTTTCTCTCTACTTGTTTCTCCTAATATCCATTTATCTGCCTAATATACTCTCTGAATTTTCTAACCCCTTACCTTAATCTGTGAaacaataatagaaaaaaagaatGTTTGAGGCTTCTTCGATTTCAATTTCTTTACAACTCTGTCTTCTACATTATTTCCGGTTCCCCTCTCTTATTATTGCTCGTTTCTTTCTCTACTATTCTTGTTTTTGCTCAAATAATTCAGCTTTTGCTTAATCTTTTTCTGGTCTTATTTtatctgtttcatttttttcatttatttgctTATTTTAACCTTTAATGCATTTTTACCAGAGCAAATGAATATCTACTAACTCGCCGTAAATTTGGATCTAATATAGATAAATGTGCTTTTTGAACTTATGTATCAAAAATTGTACTGAATTCTATtaattaagttgaaaaattgattaaaagtCCCGGAATATTCATTTTATTCGGTATTTTCATTTCTAGTCCAGTCTTTCAAGGTTTTATGCGACTATTTTATGTATACTTTtcgtaaaaatattaataataatattttagtCCGAAGTATTTGTCTGTAGTCATAGTCATTCAATGCTCAGTCGGTTCGAGGGGTTTAAAAATTCTATCCTTATAGGGTTCCGTTGAACATCATTCAACTTAACTGCAATTTTCTTGTAAGGCATTATTATACTCACTATGAAATCGGTAACTCCGGATAAACTTCCATCATTTCGTCCTGAGGGGAAGGCCGTGGCGCGAATGGCTGCAGATGGGCTGCCGTGTGTCGCGCATTCGTTGGATTACTGATCGGACCTGCCAAGAACTGCGTACTTCTCGCCGCGGATTGCTGGTGAGGTTGGGGTGGCTGATGgggctgctgttgctgctgctgctgctgttggaaCACCAGGTGGTGCGGCACCAACGAGTGATGATTACTGCTGTGTCCGGTAAGGGCAGACTGCGATCGTGGCATACTGAGCATCTGCTCGTCGGCTAGGGTAATTGCACCGTTCTCCACCAGCCGGTTGTTGGGTGCGTGCATGTTATGATGACTACTGTGACTGCTGATGTGGTGATGGGAGTGACCGTGGTGCGGGCGAGGCGTTCGCCGGGGCGAACGGGCCGTTACGACGCGAGGCTGCTGCATTTCTTCCAACACCGATGGTGCTACGTAGGTAAATCCCTGCAAATAGAAGGGAACCATTCTGAGTAACTGAAATATTCAAACCAAATCACTGTAACTCACCTGGAAGATAAGGTTGGCACTTTCGCTTAGCGTGGATTCATCAGGCGAGTCTACCGGTATTTGTTTGGTGAATTTGGTGTCAAACTGTGAAACATCATCCTCACTTCGCTGGAAGTATAATCGTTAATTACAATCATGATAACCCCTGCGAGCTAGACCATTAGCTTACCAGAACAGGCTTGATGGGTGGATCTAATCGCCTAGCTAGTACGTCATCCCAAATTACGTTTTTGAAGAATGGATGGGCACGAACGGCCTGTCCGTCTGTGGGACCACTTCCCAGACGTTGCGACACTTGGCGTTTCATAAGCCGGCGGATGAGATCGCGCGAGTCGGTTGCAAGGTAGGCAGGTATATTAAGCTTACCTTTCAGGATCGCATCGATGGTGTTTTTGCGGTTATCTGCGGTGAACGGGGGCTGCAGAAGAATAATTTAGAATTTGTTACAAAGCGCTAGTTTCAACACGATTGGATACTAACCATTCCCGTTAACATATCAAACATTAAAGCACCCAGTGACCACCAGTCTACAGCTTTACCGTGACCGCTTCGAGTTAAAATTTCCGGTGCCCTAGAAACGTACAACAGTAACATTTAGACCGCATATATCACACATACACTCAGATATTTACATATACTCGATGGTACCGCAAAACGTGTGCGTCACAATTCCCTCCTGGATGTGTTCTTTGCAAAGGCCAAAGTCAGTAAGCTTGACGTGTCCCTGTGCATCCAGCAGTACATTCTCTGGCTTCAGGTCTCGATAGATGATACCAAGATTGTGCAAATGCTCTAGCGCTAGGATGATTTCACACAGGTAAAAGCTAGTTGGAGAGAGGTACAGGTATTAAGTGCCAGCTTTTAAAGCTAATTTCCGCCTTCAACATACCAAGTGGTGTCCTCCAGGAAGATTCCTTCCCGTTCTAAATGCATAAACAGTTCACCGCCGCTAAGATACTCTAGGATTAAATACAATTTTCCACCTGTCTGGAAGGCGTACACTAATTCAACTATAAATGGATGctgaaaagacagaaaaaaaagtttgtaataACGTAGACATTGATGAAAAAACAAAGAAGATACTTACCCGCACAGCTTCCAGTATGTTTCGCTCCGCGCGTGTGTGGGCTGTGTCTTTTTGATTCCTAACTATCGAAGCCTTTTTCAGCACCTTCATTGCAAAGTAGGAGTTCGAATCGGCACCGGTAGTTTTTCTAACCTGGAAAGGGTAATTGTCAAGTTAGTGTACTGTGTGCTTTCTTTTTGtccaatttttattaaaaaaataaaaaaagtatatACTGACAGAGGGAAAAAAGTAAATTGAAAATCCAATGGAGGCGGACGGTTAATAGTCACATAATTGCGTCTACATAAAATTATCGATAGAGGAATAAAAACTTAAGCTGACCTAGATTTCAATAATTTAAGCGATTGAAGCAGAGTAATTGCAGGGACTTAATGGAACTCTAGTGTTAGCTGGATGACCGGTGGAGATGCATCAATTGAGATGAGAACCAGGATTGAGATATCTAGAAACACAGCAGCAAAAACGACCATCGTGTGTGTTGAGGCGTACGTCTGACGCCATCAGCACACTCATAGACCGGATAATTATAGCGTAAACGCGCGCGAATACGAGCAGGCGTTGTGCAATAATAAAATGCAGACTCTTCTATAATGGTGCCACGCGGAATGACCCACGAGCCCGGCTTGTTCGCAAGTTGCAGCGCGTGTCAGCCATGATTAGCACATTTAATATTAATCGAATTCCGAAGAAACCCGGCGCGGTGTTGTTCCTCCTTCGGTCGCTACCGAAGGGCAGATAATTTGTCCCGTTTTTTTGCTGAATGAATGAACGTATCCGAACGTGAAGTTGCGGCGTAGAACGTGATTCTAGCATGTATTGACTATATGAATTACGTGCGTTGTAGATGCTTTGTTAGCGTGAAGAGTATTTCCTCATTCTTCAGGTGAACTATTCTTGATATAATTTCAATAGGTTACGAGGTTTGTATAACTTTATGCAAAAAGGTTACGTGCTCCTGCTGGAAGCAATTTCTAAGTTTTATAATCAACGTGAGTGAGCCAGCTTCAGTTCAGAGTACAAAGATCTCGGAAAAACTTACTTGGAAGACTTTTCCGTAGCCACCCTTTCcaagcacttttttcaattcgaagTCCTGTGGGCCGAGCTTTATCCGGCCCGGGTTGACGATGTCTTCTGAGAGTGGTATAGTTTCTGAACCTTCTGCATCCAGGTTGCTGTGGATGTGGAGCTCTGGTTCCAGATCGACCTGTGAAAATGGGAGAGAGGTGAAAAGAACGATTAGTGATTTGTTGAGTAAAATTATTATATCATGTTCAACTAAACTAAAGGTCCAGCGAGTCCTTGTAGACATGTGCAAGCGTGGGCAAGCTGAAAGTAGCGGCAAACATAATTCCCGATGCAGTGTTGCTTTCAGcctgtaaaataattttatcggcGCTACGCAGCATACTGAGGAAAGATTCCCACGCTAGTCACGTTACTCGAACCAGTCAAGCGGGCGAGAAGCGTGGGCGACAGTTTGTTTCGTTTGATGACGAAACCGCTATCCGCCACCGCAGAGATGACGTGTTACGAAACAATATTTCCTGCAAGAAACAGTAATCGAAAACCCCAGACTTCGTTGCGTTtggaaatattgatttttagggAAAGTTGGTGTTCTACCTCAACAATACATATATAATATTTTATTCCATcgaaatttcgaattcagaagCTTTTCCACTGAAAGGCTTCATCAAATTCTGAACAATTGCTGGCTTCCTGGTGTACTACCAACAAGTTTCCGCCTTGACAACAGTGCAATAAATTTCGAGACGATCAAAAGCACTGGTGGCAGCCAGCCAATTCGGTCTGGAATTTGACATCGTGCTTATGCTGGGGCGTATATGAAAAGTGAAACATATTTATCTAAACATTCTTTTGTGTAGATTTCAGACACAATCGTGAAGGAAGTTGTTAGTGGCGAAAATCATAACCAGTGGGTCGGTCTGCTGCCAAATCTCATACCAACACGCCCCTCTTTCCGAGCGGTTGTTAGTTGAGTCATATTTTTCGCGCGTCGCGGGTTTACATACTCTAAATGTCACATGATCTTATCTTGATTTAATTAAAGTTCATGTTTGCAATTATACGTTGGCAGCTGAGTATTTAGCCATCACCTACCGGAAAAAGTTACATTTTCTTCAGCAACACAATTTTGTTTCTCGCTTAGTGATCTGACAAATCGAATCTTACATATCGAATAGATATTTACATGGGAATTATTTCACTGACAAGATTTATCTGAAACTTCTTCCCGCGAAATGGTGAAAAActattgtcatttattttagtCTGTATGAACTATGAGGAAAAGCTCTTTACGGCcataaatttaataactcgAGCGTTTCTTCAACGAGATACTAAAGTCTATCGGTTATGACTGCATTGCACAGCAAATGTTCCAAGAATACACTCTCGGAATTACACTAGCAGACGGACAGTTTTACAAAACAGTGAATCAAAAGTACAGGATGGACTTGGAAAGATGGGAACGTAAAACGAAGTTTTTCGTAAAGCATAATTTAATTTCTCAGCAACTGAAGTAGTAACAATGAATTTTCCTCATCTGAGTACTAATTcatagttttgagaaaaacactt encodes:
- the LOC129720958 gene encoding ribosomal protein S6 kinase beta-2, translated to MADVFDLELHDEENIHDSDDDVIEVDDVDLEPELHIHSNLDAEGSETIPLSEDIVNPGRIKLGPQDFELKKVLGKGGYGKVFQVRKTTGADSNSYFAMKVLKKASIVRNQKDTAHTRAERNILEAVRHPFIVELVYAFQTGGKLYLILEYLSGGELFMHLEREGIFLEDTTCFYLCEIILALEHLHNLGIIYRDLKPENVLLDAQGHVKLTDFGLCKEHIQEGIVTHTFCGTIEYMAPEILTRSGHGKAVDWWSLGALMFDMLTGMPPFTADNRKNTIDAILKGKLNIPAYLATDSRDLIRRLMKRQVSQRLGSGPTDGQAVRAHPFFKNVIWDDVLARRLDPPIKPVLRSEDDVSQFDTKFTKQIPVDSPDESTLSESANLIFQGFTYVAPSVLEEMQQPRVVTARSPRRTPRPHHGHSHHHISSHSSHHNMHAPNNRLVENGAITLADEQMLSMPRSQSALTGHSSNHHSLVPHHLVFQQQQQQQQQPHQPPQPHQQSAARSTQFLAGPISNPTNARHTAAHLQPFAPRPSPQDEMMEVYPELPIS